A genomic segment from Acipenser ruthenus chromosome 5, fAciRut3.2 maternal haplotype, whole genome shotgun sequence encodes:
- the LOC117402444 gene encoding galectin-related protein-like codes for MAVSGTERDGINIDGFLNNSFGSSGLGSPDREDFTRLLTVPFSGRIKGGMRPGKKIIVMGIVDPEPESFDISLTCGDTDDSRADVAIELSARFPDKQFLRKACVSGEWSAEETPIPYFPFIQDQPFRIEIHCEHQRFRIFVDGHQLFDFFHRVESLPAIDTIKINGSLQITKLG; via the exons ATGGCGGTATCGGGCACAGAAAGGGACGGAATA aatatTGATGGATTCCTGAACAACTCATTCGGGTCATCTGGACTAGGGTCTCCAGACCGTGAAGACTTCACACGCCTGTTG ACTGTGCCTTTTAGTGGCCGAATAAAGGGAGGCATGAGACCAGGCAAAAAAATTATCGTGATGGGGATTGTGGACCCTGAGCCTGAAAG ttttgACATCAGCCTCACCTGCGGTGACACCGATGATTCTCGTGCTGATGTTGCTATCGAGCTGAGTGCCAGGTTCCCTGACAAGCAATTCCTCAGAAAGGCGTGTGTGTCGGGAGAATGGAGTGCGGAAGAAACGCCAATCCCTTACTTCCCGTTCATTCAGGACCAGCCATTTAGG ATTGAAATCCATTGTGAGCACCAGCGCTTCAGAATATTCGTGGATGGACACCAGCTCTTTGACTTTTTCCACCGTGTTGAGTCTCTACCGGCCATTGACACAATAAAGATTAACGGGAGCCTACAGATAACTAAACTGGGCTAG